Part of the Candidatus Eisenbacteria bacterium genome, TGGATTCCCCGCGCGCGGAGCTGCTGCTCCACCATGCGCCGCCGGGCGACGGCAAGGTCGTCAGTCTTCGGATTCATCGATCGAGATTCCACTGGCCTCGAGGTCGACGATCTCCTTGTAGTCCGTGAGCTCGAACGAGAGCGGTGTCACCGACACGTACCCTCGCTCGACGGCGGTGAAGTCGCTGGTCTCGTCGTGCTCCCAGGTGGGCTCCTCCCCGCCGATCCAATAATAGAGCTTTCCGCGCGGATCGGTCTTCTCGACGATCACGTCCCGGTAGACCCGCTTCCCGAGTCGCGTGATCCGCACGCCCTTGATCTCCTCCCACGGGATCGGGGGGACGTTGACGTTGAGGCAGGTGCGCGGCGGGAGCCCGCGCCGGAGGAGTCCTCGGATCAGGCTCCGCGCCACGCGCGCCGCGGGGCCGAAGTCGGCCGCTCCCCAGGTCGCGAGCGAGATCGCCACGGAAGGGATCCCGAGGAACGTCCCCTCGCTCGCGCCGGCCACGGTCCCCGAGTAGAGAACGTCGTTCCCCATGTTGGGGCCGTGGTTGATTCCCGACACGACGAGAGCCGGACGCTCCTTCAGGAACCCGTGCACGGCGAGGAGCACGGAGTCGGTGGGCGTCCCGTCGACACTCAATTCTCGCTCCGAGATCTTCCGGATGCGAAGGGGCCGGTGGAGCGTGAGGGCGTGGCTCGTCGCGCTCTGCTCGCGATCGGGCGCGATGACGGTCACGGTCCCCAGCGGGTCGAGAGCCGCGGCGAGCGCCCGCAGTCCGTCCGCCTGGATCCCGTCGTCGTTCGTGACGAGGATGTGGATCACGACACGAGATGCCGGAGCACGAGCCGGATGAACCGGATCGTGTCGCGGACGGGATGGATGTGGCTTCCGGGAGCGTTGTAGAGGGTCGGGATCGGAGCCTCGCCGATGCGGAATCCCTGGCGCGCGGCGCCGATCAGGAACTCGGACTCGTACTCGAAGCGGCGGGACTTCGGGCGCACGGCGCGGAGCACCGGCGCGCGAAAGGCGCGATACCCCGATTGGGAATCCGGAATGCGCCGGCCGGCGAGCTTCGACACCCACCACGTCGTGACGTCGTTCGTCTTCCGTCGAAGCCACGGCATTCCGGTGCGGTCCCCTTCGCGAGATCCGATCACAAGGTCCGCCCTCTCCAGGGCGTCGAGGAGCCCGCGCGCGTAGCGCGGATCGTGCTGGCCGTCGGCGTCCATCGCCAGCACCTGATCCGCGCCGAGGCGCAACGCCTCGTCGAATCCGGTCTGGAGCGCGGCCCCCTTCCCCTGGTTGACCGGGTGCCGCACCACGTGCGCGCCCGCGCCACGGGCCGCATCGGCCGTGCCGTCCGACGAACCGTCGTCGACGACGACCACGCGAATGCCGGACACGGCGTCACGCACCGCCGTGACGACGGAAGCGATGGTGGATTGGGCGTCCTTG contains:
- the surE gene encoding 5'/3'-nucleotidase SurE yields the protein MHILVTNDDGIQADGLRALAAALDPLGTVTVIAPDREQSATSHALTLHRPLRIRKISERELSVDGTPTDSVLLAVHGFLKERPALVVSGINHGPNMGNDVLYSGTVAGASEGTFLGIPSVAISLATWGAADFGPAARVARSLIRGLLRRGLPPRTCLNVNVPPIPWEEIKGVRITRLGKRVYRDVIVEKTDPRGKLYYWIGGEEPTWEHDETSDFTAVERGYVSVTPLSFELTDYKEIVDLEASGISIDESED
- a CDS encoding glycosyltransferase family 2 protein encodes the protein MNVVAVIPAKDAQSTIASVVTAVRDAVSGIRVVVVDDGSSDGTADAARGAGAHVVRHPVNQGKGAALQTGFDEALRLGADQVLAMDADGQHDPRYARGLLDALERADLVIGSREGDRTGMPWLRRKTNDVTTWWVSKLAGRRIPDSQSGYRAFRAPVLRAVRPKSRRFEYESEFLIGAARQGFRIGEAPIPTLYNAPGSHIHPVRDTIRFIRLVLRHLVS